Proteins from one Dioscorea cayenensis subsp. rotundata cultivar TDr96_F1 unplaced genomic scaffold, TDr96_F1_v2_PseudoChromosome.rev07_lg8_w22 25.fasta BLBR01000075.1, whole genome shotgun sequence genomic window:
- the LOC120253416 gene encoding ADP-ribosylation factor-like protein 8a produces MGLWEAFLNWLRSLFFKQEMELSLIGLQNAGKTSLVNVIATGGYSEDMIPTVGFNMRKVTKGNVTIKLWDLGGQPRFRSMWERYCRAVSAIVYVVDSADQDNLSVAKNELHDLLSKPSLHGIPLLVLGNKIDKPGALTKQSFTDEMGLKSITDREVCCFMISCKNSTNIDVVIDWLVKHSKSKN; encoded by the exons ATGGGGCTCTGGGAAGCTTTCCTGAATTGGCTGCGAAG CCTCTTTTTCAAGCAAGAGATGGAGTTGTCATTGATTGGGCTTCAGAATGCTGGGAAAACATCATTAGTGAATGTCATTGCG ACTGGTGGATACAGCGAAGATATGATTCCTACT GTTGGATTCAATATGAGGAAGGTGACGAAGGGAAATGTGACAATAAAATTGTGGGATCTTGGTGGCCAACCAAGGTTCCGCAGTATGTGGGAGCGTTATTGCCGTGCAGTTTCTGCAATTGT TTATGTTGTTGACTCTGCCGATCAGGATAACTTGTCTGTCGCAAAAAATGAGCTTCATGACTTGCTAAGCAAACCATCTCTGCATGGAATTCCTTTGTTGGTTCTTGGAAATAAGATTGACAAGCCTGGGGCTCTGACCAAACAAAGTTTCACCGACGAAAT GGGGCTGAAATCCATCACAGATAGAGAGGTTTGTTGTTTCATGATCTCATGCAAGAACTCAACCAATATCGACGTTGTTATAGATTGGCTTGTAAAGCACTCAAAATCGAAAAATTAA